AGAGGCGAAGAAACGACTGCCGCCCCGACCAGGGCTTCGGGCGGAGGCGGACGCATCGGACCGCGGCTATCAAGAACCGTGATCAGCCCGAGGTAAAGCAGCCCGATCAGGATTGATACAGCCCCCGTGAAAACCGCAATCCACTTCCCTCGTTGTCGTTGCGATTCTGTCTCTGACATCAGTGCGAACTCCGCCCGGACGATTGGTTGATGCGCATCCCCAGATGGTCGATCAGGGCGTCAGATGTATGGGGATTTCCAAGCACCACTTTGATGTGATGGCGGCCTCTGTACTGGGGTCTTGACACCATGATTTGCTCATCGAGAAGCCCCTGACGGAGGCGTGCTGACCAACGTTCACTGGCGTTGGAGTCTGCGTTTTTCGGTACACAGGTCAACAGATGGAGCGGGCCAGAGAGAAGATCCAGCGCCTGAACGTCGAGGCATTGCTGCAACCGCTCCCTGCGTGCCACAGCCTTCACCAGAAGTGAGTTGATTCCAACCATCCCGAGTTGACGCAAACCCAGCCAAAGCTTGAGGATTTCTGCCGGTCGACTGCCTTGCAACCCCATCTCACCCCCGTGAGCACCAACGGAAGCTGGCTCCATGTAAGGAAGTCCGGTTCTGAATGCAGCGTGCAGGGTGGACGCATCGCGAACCAGCAACAACGAGGAGGTTTTGGCGATCCCGAGCAGTTTCTGGGGATTGACGGTGATTGAATCGGCTTCACCCAATCCGGCCACCAGTTCGCGGGTCTGTCCCGAGAGAGCAAAAACAGCGCCAATGGCACCATCCACATGCAGCCAGGTGCCATGGGTCTTGGCAAGCGTTGCGATTGCCCGCAAGGGGTCAATCGCACCACGCACTGTCGTTCCAGCGGTGGCGACGATGGCCAAACATGGACGCTGCTCAGATGCGAGTCCGTTGAGTTCCTCTTGTAGGGCATCCAGCCGCAGACATCCATTGGCATCCACGGGGATTCGCCGCAGAGCATCAGCATGAAGTCCCATCACCCTGCAGGCCTTGGCCAAGGACACATGGGCGTCCTCACTTGTCAGGACGACAGCGTCAGAAACAGCATTCAGCCCCTGGGAATGACGGGCTGTGACCAGCGCGGTGAGGTTGCTCAGCGTGCCCCCGCTGGCAGCGACGCCCCCTGACCCCATCGGGAGGTCGAGACAGGACGCAAACCATCCACAGAGTTGACGCTCCAGCTGCGAAAGACTCGGCGACAGTTCCTCGGCCAGAAGGTTGTTGTTCAGTCCTGCACAAATCAGCTCTGCTGCAATCGAGGCTGTATTCGGTGGCGGATCCAAATGGGCCAAGGCACCAGGATGTGATGGCTGGTAAGCCCCATCCATGACCTGCTGGAGATCATCCAGAAGATGTTGTGCTCCAAGTCCTTCCGTCTCAGGGAAAGCATCAGGGAGCAAACGCAGCGAAGGCAGGGGAGACCGTTGGTTGGCAGTGCCAAACCAGGCGCAAAGTTGGGAGCAGGCCTCCTGCAGAAACATCTGCAACTGAGGGTCTAGGCCATCGGGTGAAGCAAAGGGTGCCAATGGCTCCGATGCTTCTAAAGATGACCGAGCGGGGCCGTGCAAGAAAGAGTCGCGATCAGAAACCATTGTCACCTTTGGTGGCACATTGGATGGCAAGCGGAGAGTCACGGCCGTGCGGGCGGAGCCGATTCAGCTCACACAACAGGCGATGCGCGCGTGGATGCAGCGGCTGCTCAATCGCGCTGAGCGCGTGGGTGTCACTGGAGAGATTCCTGTGGCGGCTGTTCTTCTCGATCAAGCAGGGCGGTGCATTGGCCACGGATCCAATCGCAGGGAAACCCACAGAGACCCACTCGGACATGCGGAGTTAATGGCGCTGCGTCAGGGCGCCTGGCTGCTTGGCGATTGGCGCATGAACCACTGCACCCTGCTGGTGACCCTGGAGCCATGCCCGATGTGTGCGGGAGCACTCGTTCAGGCCAGAGTTGGACAAGTGATTTTTGCTGCCAGAGACCGCAAGCGCGGTGGACTGGGCAGCACGATCAATCTTGCTGACCATGAATCAGCTCACCACCACATGCGAGTGGTGGGTGGAGTCATGGAAGAGGAAGCATCGATACTGCTGGGGGGCTGGTTCAGGCAGCGACGCAGGAGCCTTGGCGGAAACGGGGAAGCTCTGACTCAAACAAATTGAGCAGACGATTCACATTCTCTGGAGTGGAGTTGTAACCCATCAGGCCAATTCTCCAGATCTTCCCTGCCAGAACGCCAAGACCACCGCCAACTTCAATGCCATGGGAGTTGAGAAGGTGGGAGGAAAAGGCTTTTCCATCCACATCATCGGGAATCCGAACAGTCGTGAGGGTGGGCAGTCGTAGATCCTCGGGAACGTGCATTTCAAGGCCGAGAGATTCAAGTCCGTTCCAAAGCGCTTCAGCATTGCGGCGATGGCGTGACCATGCATTGTCCAGACCTTCCTCTGCAAGCAGACGCAGGGCTTCACGCATGCCGAAGTTCATGTTCACCGGCGCCGTGTGGTGATAGACCCTGTCACTCCCCCAGTACTGATTCAACAGGGAAACATCCAGATACCAATTGGGAACCTTGTCTTTTCTGGCAGCGAGCTTGGCTTCCGCACGAGGACCCATGGTGAACGGTCCCAAGCCTGGAGGGCAGCTCAGCCCCTTCTGGCTGCAGCTGTAGGCCATATCCACCTTCCATTCATCGAGGTAAAGGGGAACACCTCCGAGTGATGTGACTGTGTCAAGGAGAAGAAGACAGTCGTGCTCACGGCAGAGATCACCAACGCCCTCCATGGGTTGGCGCACCCCTGTGGAGGTTTCGGCATGCACCATGGCCAGGACTGCAGGCTTGTGATGCTGCAGCGCAGAAGCCAACTCATCGAGCGTGAACGCCTCACCCCAGGGTTTTTCGATGACACGAACATCAGCTCTGTATCGGCCTGCCATGTCGGCAAGGCGATTTCCGAAATAGCCCTTGACTGCGACCAACACGCGATCGCCGGGCTCCACCGTGTTCGCCAATGTGGCTTCCATCGCAGCACTACCGGTGCCGCTCATGGGCAAGGTGAGGCGGTTGTCCGTCTGCCAGGCGTAACGGAGCAACTCCTGGACTTCACCCATCAAATCCACATAGAGAGGATCGAGATGGCCGATCGGCGTTCTTGCCAGAGCAGACAGAACAGTCGGATGGGCGTTGGAGGGACCTGGGCCTAACAGAAGGCGGTCAGGCGTACTGATAGGGCCAACGGATCTGCGATGGCGCGATTCAACCTGGGGAAGAGAGTGCGTCATCGGCTGGCCGGAAACCATCATTTAATGGCCGAAGCCTACGCATCGATCGGGGCGATTCGAGCCAGAAAGCTCTGTTCCGATGCCGCTTGAAACGAACGGAAATTCCTTCATGCAATCAACGTTGGCGAACGTCGCTGGCAGCAAGCCCTGCAGCCATGTGCTCAAACGGAGCGCGCACCAAGCCAAGGCTATTGGTAGGAACGCCCTCTGAAACGAGACGCTCGCAGAGAACATCAGCGAGAAGAACCATGCTTCTCACCGTCGGACCGGTCGGCACACCCAAGCTTTTGTACGTATCG
The sequence above is a segment of the Synechococcus sp. PROS-7-1 genome. Coding sequences within it:
- a CDS encoding aminotransferase class V-fold PLP-dependent enzyme, yielding MVSDRDSFLHGPARSSLEASEPLAPFASPDGLDPQLQMFLQEACSQLCAWFGTANQRSPLPSLRLLPDAFPETEGLGAQHLLDDLQQVMDGAYQPSHPGALAHLDPPPNTASIAAELICAGLNNNLLAEELSPSLSQLERQLCGWFASCLDLPMGSGGVAASGGTLSNLTALVTARHSQGLNAVSDAVVLTSEDAHVSLAKACRVMGLHADALRRIPVDANGCLRLDALQEELNGLASEQRPCLAIVATAGTTVRGAIDPLRAIATLAKTHGTWLHVDGAIGAVFALSGQTRELVAGLGEADSITVNPQKLLGIAKTSSLLLVRDASTLHAAFRTGLPYMEPASVGAHGGEMGLQGSRPAEILKLWLGLRQLGMVGINSLLVKAVARRERLQQCLDVQALDLLSGPLHLLTCVPKNADSNASERWSARLRQGLLDEQIMVSRPQYRGRHHIKVVLGNPHTSDALIDHLGMRINQSSGRSSH
- a CDS encoding nucleoside deaminase — protein: MQRLLNRAERVGVTGEIPVAAVLLDQAGRCIGHGSNRRETHRDPLGHAELMALRQGAWLLGDWRMNHCTLLVTLEPCPMCAGALVQARVGQVIFAARDRKRGGLGSTINLADHESAHHHMRVVGGVMEEEASILLGGWFRQRRRSLGGNGEALTQTN
- a CDS encoding alanine--glyoxylate aminotransferase family protein — encoded protein: MVSGQPMTHSLPQVESRHRRSVGPISTPDRLLLGPGPSNAHPTVLSALARTPIGHLDPLYVDLMGEVQELLRYAWQTDNRLTLPMSGTGSAAMEATLANTVEPGDRVLVAVKGYFGNRLADMAGRYRADVRVIEKPWGEAFTLDELASALQHHKPAVLAMVHAETSTGVRQPMEGVGDLCREHDCLLLLDTVTSLGGVPLYLDEWKVDMAYSCSQKGLSCPPGLGPFTMGPRAEAKLAARKDKVPNWYLDVSLLNQYWGSDRVYHHTAPVNMNFGMREALRLLAEEGLDNAWSRHRRNAEALWNGLESLGLEMHVPEDLRLPTLTTVRIPDDVDGKAFSSHLLNSHGIEVGGGLGVLAGKIWRIGLMGYNSTPENVNRLLNLFESELPRFRQGSCVAA